From Calothrix sp. PCC 6303, a single genomic window includes:
- a CDS encoding ADP-ribosylglycohydrolase family protein — translation MRYSLVNRFRGALLGALVSEKKLLGVTSLSKAVVASCESLVKLGTLDVNVWLELKSDKFVKDNEVINYQVKWILTTLPVALFFHENPIKLRQNLVNVAQIWDDEPILRDVALVFGYAIALSLEARFTPSNLIPQLLTFLGETSTDLPEKLLKVQELSLRRASLEQIKSELIRHNQLSEMIAIALYCLITSLEDFPTSVLRASQNEQLSPASSIITGALSGAYNSISGIPISWQVNQLEPDFREIIALSDQLFAAWSGIYDLNSSANHDTVEKFAVVSARIVKWI, via the coding sequence ATGCGCTACTCTTTGGTGAATCGGTTTAGGGGTGCTTTGCTAGGTGCATTAGTCAGTGAGAAAAAACTACTTGGTGTTACTTCCCTCAGCAAAGCTGTAGTTGCCAGTTGTGAAAGTCTAGTAAAATTGGGAACCTTAGATGTAAATGTTTGGCTAGAGTTGAAGTCAGATAAATTTGTCAAAGACAACGAAGTTATTAACTACCAAGTGAAGTGGATTTTGACGACATTGCCAGTAGCATTGTTTTTCCACGAAAACCCAATTAAGCTGCGGCAAAACTTAGTAAATGTAGCGCAAATATGGGACGATGAACCGATATTACGAGATGTAGCCTTAGTTTTTGGTTATGCGATCGCATTATCCCTGGAAGCAAGATTTACACCAAGTAATTTAATTCCCCAATTGCTGACATTTTTGGGGGAAACCTCTACAGACTTACCAGAAAAGCTATTAAAAGTTCAGGAATTGTCCCTACGAAGGGCAAGTTTAGAACAGATCAAAAGCGAATTAATACGACATAATCAGCTTTCTGAGATGATAGCCATCGCACTCTACTGTTTAATCACTTCTTTGGAAGATTTTCCCACATCAGTGTTGCGAGCATCCCAAAATGAACAATTATCCCCAGCCAGCAGTATAATTACCGGGGCATTATCAGGTGCATACAACAGCATCAGCGGAATTCCAATTTCGTGGCAAGTAAATCAACTAGAACCAGATTTTAGAGAGATAATTGCACTGTCAGACCAGTTATTTGCAGCATGGTCAGGAATATATGACTTGAATAGTTCAGCAAACCATGACACAGTTGAGAAATTTGCTGTTGTATCTGCACGAATCGTAAAGTGGATCTGA
- the aroQ gene encoding type II 3-dehydroquinate dehydratase has translation MKIQPPLSILVLHGPNLNLLGQREPQIYGALSLATIDSRLKAEAALLLVDIVTAQSNHEGVLVDKIHEALGRHQGILINPGAYTHTSVALRDAIAGVGLPAVEVHLSNVYRREEFRHHSYIAPVAVGQISGFGANSYLLGLRALVYHLQEGQGEGKEQGKS, from the coding sequence GTGAAAATACAGCCTCCTTTGAGTATTTTGGTGCTACATGGACCAAATCTCAATTTGTTGGGACAGCGTGAGCCACAAATCTATGGAGCGCTGTCGTTAGCAACTATTGACAGCCGCTTAAAAGCAGAAGCGGCGCTTTTATTGGTGGATATAGTTACGGCTCAGTCAAATCATGAAGGTGTCTTAGTAGACAAAATTCATGAGGCTTTAGGGCGGCATCAAGGAATTTTAATTAATCCAGGGGCTTATACTCATACTAGTGTGGCACTACGTGACGCGATCGCGGGTGTGGGTTTACCGGCAGTAGAAGTCCATTTAAGTAATGTGTATCGTCGTGAAGAGTTTCGGCATCACTCCTACATTGCCCCAGTAGCTGTTGGGCAAATTAGTGGGTTTGGAGCTAATAGTTATTTGCTCGGTCTTCGCGCCCTAGTGTATCATCTGCAAGAAGGGCAAGGAGAAGGAAAGGAGCAGGGGAAAAGTTAA
- the topA gene encoding type I DNA topoisomerase — MSTLVIVESPTKARTIRNYLPQGYRVEASMGHVRDLPQSATEIPAAVKAEKWAQLGVNVDADFEPLYIIPKDKKKIVTLLKDALKDAKELILATDEDREGESISWHLYQILNPKIPTKRMVFHEITKEAIQKALKNCRTIDEQLVRAQETRRILDRLVGYTLSPLLWKKIAWGLSAGRVQSVAVRLLVNRERQRRAFREGAYWDLKADLLHEKATFGAVLTTLAGTKVATGSDFDSTTGQITAGRNVVLLNEEQATALKERLTGKPWSVSDLEERPVTRKPSPPFTTSTLQQESNRKLRLSARDTMRVAQNLYEQGYITYMRTDSVHLSEQALIAARECVEKLYGQNYLSPQPRKYTTKSKGAQEAHEAIRPAGSTFRTPQETGLGGREFQVYDLIWKRTVASQMADANQTQITVQLQVEDAGFRSSGKRIDFPGFLRAYVEGSDDPDAALDDQEVILPNLKVGDHPECSQLTAVDHETQPPARFSEATLVKTLESEGIGRPSTYASIIGTIIDKGYTQLTNNALIPTFTAFAVTDLLEKHFPDIVDPSFTSKMEQTLDDISTGEAKWLPYLKSFYSGEKGLDTLVKEQESQIDSAQARTVDLEIPDVKIRIGKFGAYLETGNGDDVVTASIPKDLTPADLDLGKIQTLLKQKISGPDQLGRHPETGEPIFVLLGPYGPYVQLGEKSEENPKPKQASLPKGVTPETVTLETAVGLLALPRLLGTHPDTGATIQANLGRFGPYVVHNNKEGKDYRSLKAADNVLTVSLERALELLAEPKKGRASSGKSKAALKELGAHPEDGEPVNIYDGPYGAYIKHVKTNVSIPEGQTVEDMTLDTAVELLSSKASTSKSTRKSSKSQGAGAKSTTKTTKTTKTTKSSSSKSSTAGGKKK; from the coding sequence ATGTCAACTCTCGTCATCGTTGAATCTCCAACTAAAGCTCGCACCATTCGTAACTACCTGCCACAGGGCTATCGGGTAGAAGCGTCAATGGGACATGTGCGCGATCTTCCTCAGTCAGCTACTGAAATTCCCGCCGCTGTCAAAGCTGAAAAGTGGGCACAATTGGGAGTGAATGTAGATGCCGATTTTGAACCGCTATACATCATTCCCAAAGACAAGAAAAAGATCGTCACCTTACTCAAAGATGCCCTAAAGGATGCCAAGGAACTAATTCTGGCAACTGACGAAGATCGGGAAGGTGAAAGTATTAGCTGGCATTTATACCAAATACTTAATCCGAAAATACCAACTAAGCGGATGGTATTCCATGAAATTACCAAGGAAGCCATTCAAAAAGCCCTAAAAAATTGCCGTACCATTGATGAACAGCTAGTTCGCGCCCAAGAAACACGCCGGATTTTGGATCGACTGGTGGGGTACACACTCTCACCATTGCTATGGAAGAAAATCGCCTGGGGATTGTCTGCTGGGCGAGTTCAATCGGTAGCTGTTCGCTTACTGGTAAATCGAGAACGGCAGCGTCGAGCCTTTCGTGAAGGTGCATATTGGGATCTCAAAGCTGATTTACTCCATGAAAAAGCTACATTTGGCGCTGTCTTAACCACATTGGCAGGAACTAAAGTTGCCACTGGTAGCGATTTTGATTCCACCACTGGGCAAATCACCGCTGGACGCAATGTTGTTTTGCTTAATGAGGAACAAGCAACAGCTTTAAAGGAACGTTTAACTGGTAAACCCTGGTCTGTGAGCGACTTAGAAGAACGTCCCGTCACTCGCAAACCATCACCCCCATTTACCACCTCAACCCTACAACAGGAGTCAAACCGGAAATTACGTCTTTCGGCACGGGACACAATGCGGGTTGCCCAAAACCTGTATGAGCAAGGTTATATTACTTACATGCGTACCGACTCTGTACATTTGTCGGAACAAGCCTTAATAGCTGCCCGTGAATGTGTAGAAAAACTTTACGGTCAAAATTACTTAAGTCCCCAGCCACGGAAATATACCACCAAATCTAAAGGCGCACAGGAAGCGCACGAAGCTATTCGTCCCGCTGGTAGTACTTTCCGAACTCCCCAAGAAACTGGTTTGGGTGGTCGAGAATTTCAAGTTTATGATTTGATTTGGAAGCGGACTGTGGCTTCACAAATGGCAGATGCCAATCAAACTCAAATCACTGTCCAATTACAGGTTGAAGATGCTGGTTTTCGTTCTTCTGGCAAGCGGATCGATTTTCCGGGATTTCTCCGTGCTTATGTGGAAGGTTCCGATGATCCAGATGCTGCATTAGATGATCAAGAAGTGATTTTACCTAATCTTAAAGTTGGTGATCATCCAGAATGTAGCCAACTCACAGCAGTGGATCACGAAACTCAACCCCCAGCTAGGTTTAGTGAAGCAACTTTAGTCAAAACCTTAGAAAGTGAAGGAATTGGTCGTCCTAGTACATACGCCAGCATTATTGGGACGATTATTGATAAGGGATACACACAGTTGACAAATAATGCCCTAATTCCCACATTTACGGCGTTTGCTGTCACGGATTTGTTAGAAAAACATTTCCCTGATATTGTCGATCCGAGTTTTACCTCCAAAATGGAACAAACTTTGGATGATATTTCCACCGGAGAAGCAAAATGGCTTCCTTACCTCAAGTCATTTTATTCCGGGGAAAAAGGACTTGATACCTTAGTTAAAGAGCAAGAAAGCCAAATAGATTCGGCTCAAGCTAGAACTGTAGACTTAGAAATTCCTGATGTCAAAATCCGCATCGGTAAATTTGGTGCCTATTTGGAAACTGGGAATGGTGACGATGTTGTCACTGCATCAATTCCGAAAGATTTAACTCCAGCTGATTTGGACTTAGGAAAAATCCAAACCCTACTCAAACAAAAAATTAGCGGTCCCGATCAGTTGGGAAGGCATCCAGAAACTGGTGAACCGATTTTTGTTCTGCTTGGTCCCTATGGTCCCTATGTGCAGTTGGGTGAAAAATCGGAGGAAAATCCTAAACCAAAACAGGCTTCATTGCCCAAAGGTGTCACACCCGAAACAGTGACTTTGGAGACGGCTGTAGGATTATTGGCACTTCCACGACTCCTGGGTACACACCCGGATACGGGTGCTACCATTCAAGCTAATTTGGGTCGATTCGGTCCCTATGTTGTTCACAATAATAAGGAAGGGAAAGATTACCGCTCACTGAAGGCTGCTGATAATGTCTTGACAGTTTCTCTAGAACGTGCTTTAGAATTACTGGCGGAGCCGAAGAAAGGACGTGCTAGCAGTGGCAAGTCTAAGGCAGCCCTCAAAGAGTTAGGGGCACACCCGGAAGATGGGGAACCCGTAAATATTTACGATGGACCATATGGAGCATATATTAAGCATGTCAAAACCAATGTGAGTATTCCTGAAGGTCAAACGGTGGAGGATATGACACTGGATACGGCTGTGGAATTACTATCGAGCAAGGCATCCACCAGCAAATCGACTCGGAAAAGTAGTAAATCTCAGGGTGCAGGTGCTAAATCTACTACTAAAACCACTAAGACCACTAAGACTACTAAATCATCTTCTAGTAAATCCTCAACTGCTGGAGGTAAGAAAAAATAA
- a CDS encoding RNA recognition motif domain-containing protein, which yields MSIYVGNLSYSVTQDDLTKVFSEYGTVTRVQLPTDRETGRVRGFGFVEMESEAAETAAISALDGAEWMGRALKVNKARPKEEKNDGYGGKQRSGGGNWGNRGNDRGGDDGYSRRY from the coding sequence ATGTCAATATACGTAGGTAACTTATCCTACAGCGTCACGCAAGACGATTTAACTAAAGTTTTTTCTGAGTACGGTACTGTAACGCGTGTGCAGTTACCTACAGACCGAGAAACAGGTCGCGTGCGAGGCTTTGGTTTTGTTGAAATGGAAAGCGAAGCTGCGGAAACAGCCGCTATCAGTGCGTTGGATGGTGCGGAATGGATGGGAAGAGCTTTGAAAGTTAACAAAGCAAGACCAAAGGAAGAAAAGAACGATGGCTACGGCGGTAAACAACGCTCTGGCGGTGGAAACTGGGGAAATCGTGGGAATGATCGAGGTGGAGACGACGGATACTCCAGGCGATACTAA
- a CDS encoding NAD(P)H-quinone oxidoreductase subunit N, whose product MDFANLAAQLNAGTILPEGIVIVTLMGVLIVDLILGRTSSRWIGYLAVAGLFAAIIALVFQWDSTNPVGFTGSFNSDDLSIVFRGIIALSSAVTVLMSIRYIEQSGTALAEFIAILLTATLGGMFLSGASELVMIFISLETLSISSYMLTGYTKRDPRSNEAALKYLLIGASSTGVFLYGVSLLYGLSGGNTELNAIAQGIKAANISQSLGLVIALVFVIAGIGFKVSAAPFHQWTPDVYEGAPTPVIAFLSVGSKTAGFALAIRLLTVVFPLIADEWRFVFTALAILSMILGNVVALAQTSMKRMLAYSSIAQAGFVMIGLIAGTQAGYASMVFYLLIYLFMNLCGFTCVILFTLRTGTDQIAEYSGLYQKDPLLTLGLSLSLLSLGGIPPLAGFFGKIYLFWAGWQAGLYGLVLLGLVTSVISIYYYIRVVKMMVVKEPQEMSEVVKNYPDVRWDLPGFRPLQVGLIVTLIATSLAGILSNPLFTLANNSVSNTPMLQTAVLSKSQVSVVAEPTDKL is encoded by the coding sequence ATGGATTTTGCAAATCTTGCAGCCCAGCTAAATGCTGGCACGATACTACCAGAGGGTATTGTCATTGTCACCCTCATGGGGGTTTTGATTGTTGACTTGATTTTGGGGCGAACCTCATCACGCTGGATTGGATATCTGGCAGTTGCAGGATTATTCGCTGCCATAATCGCCCTCGTTTTTCAATGGGATAGCACTAATCCCGTTGGTTTTACAGGTTCGTTTAATAGTGACGACCTCAGCATAGTTTTTCGCGGTATTATTGCCCTCTCCAGCGCTGTCACCGTCTTGATGTCCATTCGCTATATTGAGCAGAGTGGCACAGCTTTGGCAGAATTTATCGCTATTTTGCTCACCGCTACCTTGGGAGGGATGTTTTTATCCGGGGCAAGTGAGTTGGTAATGATTTTCATCTCCCTAGAAACCTTGAGTATTTCCTCCTACATGCTCACAGGTTACACCAAGCGTGACCCCCGCTCCAACGAAGCCGCCTTGAAATATTTATTAATTGGGGCTTCTAGTACAGGTGTATTTTTATATGGGGTTTCATTACTATACGGCTTATCTGGTGGTAACACAGAACTGAATGCGATCGCGCAAGGAATCAAAGCGGCAAATATCTCCCAATCTTTGGGTTTGGTAATCGCTTTAGTATTCGTCATTGCTGGGATTGGGTTCAAAGTCTCCGCCGCACCCTTCCACCAGTGGACTCCCGACGTTTACGAAGGCGCACCAACACCAGTTATTGCCTTTTTGTCAGTTGGTTCCAAAACCGCTGGTTTTGCCCTAGCTATCCGCCTTCTAACTGTCGTTTTCCCCCTGATTGCTGACGAATGGCGCTTTGTCTTTACAGCCCTCGCCATCTTGAGTATGATTTTGGGTAACGTCGTCGCCCTGGCACAAACCAGTATGAAGCGGATGTTAGCCTATTCATCCATTGCCCAAGCCGGGTTTGTGATGATTGGCTTAATCGCTGGTACCCAAGCCGGTTATGCCAGTATGGTTTTTTACCTGCTGATTTACCTGTTTATGAACCTATGTGGTTTTACCTGTGTGATTCTATTCACCCTCAGAACAGGTACAGATCAAATCGCCGAATACTCAGGTTTGTATCAAAAAGATCCCCTACTGACATTGGGTTTAAGCCTGTCTTTATTATCTTTAGGCGGTATTCCACCTTTAGCAGGCTTCTTTGGTAAAATTTACCTATTTTGGGCTGGTTGGCAAGCAGGACTCTATGGCTTAGTATTACTAGGCTTAGTCACCAGCGTTATTTCCATTTATTACTACATTCGTGTAGTCAAGATGATGGTTGTCAAAGAACCTCAAGAAATGTCTGAAGTGGTGAAAAACTACCCAGATGTTCGTTGGGATTTACCAGGATTTAGACCTTTACAAGTGGGTTTAATCGTAACTTTGATTGCTACATCTTTAGCTGGGATTTTATCGAATCCACTCTTTACCCTGGCTAATAATTCAGTTTCTAATACACCAATGTTGCAAACCGCTGTACTCAGCAAATCTCAAGTGAGTGTAGTTGCAGAACCAACTGATAAGTTGTGA
- a CDS encoding tetratricopeptide repeat protein, protein MKYFFRLRYIAILWLVIYTVFQIAFTQPIQAKTNYSVESQAKKYPLVTQISPAEIIEFNKIFEFGKFNPQKAIALRKKLQPLADKNDAVACYWLAKTYDWYEFGIGKEKDRPLALKWYQQAARLNYAPASYLLYNAYFYRFMGLKKDENEASKWLHKAKETSSGKLLAQILMEFVGFSDPNAKDLKLPSITKSNTNYIEYLRQAYVLSPNDSWIINRYGNSLYEAKRYTEALSILIHSDNAYIWKKIGQMYEQGLGTSINIGKALFWYKRMAIEGKEQENEINPISHYGVLEIYRLICLKKITPQQAGDIYTPEKYRIKFAQFSDAKCNYGS, encoded by the coding sequence ATGAAATATTTTTTTCGTCTTAGATATATTGCTATTTTATGGTTAGTTATTTATACAGTTTTCCAAATAGCTTTTACCCAACCTATTCAAGCCAAAACTAATTACTCTGTAGAATCACAAGCCAAAAAATATCCTCTGGTAACTCAAATTTCTCCAGCAGAAATTATCGAATTCAATAAAATTTTTGAGTTTGGGAAATTTAATCCCCAAAAAGCGATCGCTTTACGTAAAAAACTGCAACCTTTAGCAGATAAAAATGATGCAGTTGCTTGTTACTGGCTAGCTAAAACCTACGATTGGTATGAGTTTGGCATTGGGAAGGAGAAAGACCGTCCATTAGCTCTAAAATGGTATCAACAAGCAGCAAGACTTAATTACGCTCCTGCATCATATCTTCTTTACAATGCCTATTTTTATAGATTTATGGGTTTGAAAAAAGACGAGAATGAAGCGAGTAAATGGTTGCATAAAGCCAAGGAAACATCTTCAGGAAAACTTCTCGCACAAATCCTCATGGAATTTGTTGGTTTTAGTGATCCAAATGCAAAAGACTTAAAACTACCATCAATTACCAAAAGTAATACTAATTATATTGAATATCTCCGCCAAGCATATGTATTAAGTCCTAATGATAGCTGGATAATAAATAGATACGGCAATTCGCTGTATGAAGCGAAACGCTATACCGAAGCATTGTCGATTCTAATTCATAGTGATAACGCTTATATTTGGAAAAAAATTGGTCAGATGTACGAACAAGGTTTAGGAACTTCTATAAATATAGGAAAAGCTTTATTTTGGTACAAAAGAATGGCAATTGAGGGTAAAGAACAAGAGAATGAAATCAATCCGATTAGCCACTATGGAGTACTAGAAATTTATCGTTTAATTTGCTTAAAGAAAATCACACCACAACAAGCAGGAGATATTTATACTCCGGAAAAGTATCGAATAAAATTTGCTCAATTTAGTGATGCTAAGTGTAATTATGGTTCTTGA
- a CDS encoding DUF4926 domain-containing protein, giving the protein MTTNTPKLLDVVALIVDLPECNLWRGQVGTVVEVLANGAAFEVEFSDRNGRTYESLGLRMEQFMVLHFEPASPDSEKQMVTA; this is encoded by the coding sequence ATGACAACAAACACACCGAAATTACTTGATGTAGTCGCACTAATAGTTGACCTTCCTGAGTGTAACTTGTGGCGTGGACAAGTTGGTACAGTGGTCGAAGTTTTGGCTAATGGTGCTGCATTTGAAGTCGAATTTAGCGATCGCAACGGACGAACTTACGAATCTCTAGGTCTAAGGATGGAGCAATTTATGGTGTTGCATTTTGAACCAGCATCACCCGACTCGGAAAAACAGATGGTTACAGCATAA
- a CDS encoding DUF6883 domain-containing protein, with protein MLIPNAENAVVDIRKLRDYCLNPDHDEGKHKARLFSSIIGMTAENAEELRQIILEVVKTNAAKLGRCDEFGQRYTLDFRLEWQNRNATIRTGWIIEPELNIPRLTTCYPL; from the coding sequence ATGCTGATTCCAAATGCCGAGAATGCAGTCGTTGATATTCGCAAACTACGAGACTACTGTTTAAATCCAGACCATGACGAAGGGAAGCATAAAGCTAGACTATTTTCATCAATCATAGGTATGACGGCTGAAAATGCCGAAGAGTTACGCCAAATTATTCTCGAAGTTGTCAAAACAAACGCAGCTAAATTGGGACGATGTGATGAATTTGGACAACGCTACACCCTCGATTTCCGGCTTGAATGGCAAAATAGAAATGCGACCATTCGCACAGGCTGGATTATTGAGCCTGAGTTAAATATTCCCAGATTAACAACCTGTTATCCCCTTTAA
- the ureC gene encoding urease subunit alpha, giving the protein MPYRMSRRAYAETYGPTVGDRVRLADTELFIEVEQDFTTYGDEVKFGGGKVIRDGMGQSPISNADGAVDVVITNALILDWWGIVKADIGIKDGKIHKIGKAGNPYIQDNIDIIIGPGTEAIACEGMILTAGGIDSHIHFICPQQIEVAIASGITTMIGGGTGPATGTNATTCTPGVWNMYRMLQAADAFPVNLGFLGKGNSSQPQGLIEQINAGAMGLKLHEDWGTTPATIDTCLTVADEFDVQVAIHTDTLNEAGFVEETIAAFKNRVIHTYHTEGAGGGHAPDIIKVCGEPNVLPSSTNPTRPYTVNTLDEHLDMLMVCHHLDADIPEDVAFAESRIRRETIAAEDILHDLGAFSMISSDSQAMGRVGEVIIRTWQTGHKMKVQRGSLTGDGQADNHRAKRYVAKYTINPAIAHGISQYVGSVEEGKLADLCLWKPAFFGVKAEMVIKGGMIAWSQMGDANASIPTPQPVHMRPMFGSFSGACHATSLTFLSQAALEREIPQQLGLKKSAIAVSGIRSLTKRDMKLNDAMPHIEVDAETYEVRADGELLTCEPATILPMAQRYFLF; this is encoded by the coding sequence ATGCCTTACAGAATGTCCCGTCGTGCTTACGCTGAGACTTATGGTCCCACTGTGGGAGATAGAGTTAGACTTGCAGACACCGAATTATTTATCGAAGTAGAACAGGATTTCACAACCTATGGTGATGAAGTCAAATTTGGTGGTGGTAAAGTCATCCGCGATGGGATGGGACAATCGCCGATTTCCAATGCTGATGGTGCGGTGGATGTGGTGATTACCAATGCTTTGATCCTCGATTGGTGGGGAATTGTCAAAGCTGATATTGGCATCAAAGATGGGAAAATACACAAAATTGGGAAAGCTGGAAATCCCTATATTCAAGACAATATAGATATTATTATTGGTCCGGGGACAGAAGCGATCGCATGTGAAGGAATGATCCTAACGGCTGGTGGTATAGATAGCCATATCCATTTTATTTGTCCCCAACAAATTGAAGTAGCGATCGCATCGGGAATTACAACCATGATTGGTGGGGGTACGGGTCCGGCGACTGGTACAAATGCTACAACTTGTACACCGGGTGTGTGGAATATGTACCGGATGCTGCAAGCTGCTGATGCTTTCCCGGTGAATTTGGGTTTTTTGGGTAAAGGTAACAGTAGTCAACCCCAGGGACTAATTGAACAAATTAATGCGGGGGCAATGGGGTTAAAGTTACATGAGGATTGGGGAACAACTCCAGCGACAATTGATACTTGTTTGACTGTTGCCGATGAGTTTGATGTGCAGGTGGCAATTCACACGGATACCCTGAATGAAGCGGGGTTTGTGGAAGAAACCATTGCCGCTTTCAAAAATCGCGTTATCCACACCTACCATACAGAGGGTGCAGGGGGAGGACATGCACCCGATATTATCAAAGTTTGCGGGGAACCAAATGTTTTACCCTCTTCTACTAATCCTACCCGTCCCTACACGGTGAATACCCTGGATGAACACCTGGATATGTTGATGGTATGTCACCACCTAGATGCGGATATTCCCGAAGATGTGGCTTTTGCTGAATCCCGGATTCGTCGAGAAACAATCGCTGCTGAGGATATTTTGCATGATTTAGGCGCTTTTAGTATGATTTCTTCCGATTCCCAAGCCATGGGAAGGGTGGGAGAGGTAATCATTCGCACTTGGCAAACTGGACATAAAATGAAGGTACAGCGGGGAAGCTTAACGGGGGATGGGCAAGCTGATAACCATCGGGCAAAAAGATACGTTGCTAAATATACAATAAATCCGGCAATTGCTCACGGTATTTCCCAGTATGTAGGTTCAGTGGAAGAAGGAAAACTGGCTGATTTATGTTTGTGGAAACCCGCTTTTTTTGGTGTGAAAGCAGAAATGGTAATTAAGGGGGGAATGATTGCCTGGTCACAAATGGGTGATGCCAACGCCAGTATTCCCACACCCCAACCTGTGCATATGCGTCCGATGTTTGGTAGCTTTTCAGGTGCTTGTCATGCGACTTCCTTGACATTTCTCTCCCAAGCTGCATTAGAAAGGGAAATACCGCAGCAACTGGGTTTGAAAAAAAGTGCGATCGCTGTTTCGGGAATTCGCAGTTTAACTAAGCGGGATATGAAGTTAAATGATGCTATGCCCCACATCGAAGTTGATGCCGAAACCTACGAAGTTCGGGCAGATGGTGAGTTACTAACCTGCGAACCTGCAACAATTTTACCAATGGCACAACGTTATTTCCTATTTTGA
- a CDS encoding phage integrase N-terminal SAM-like domain-containing protein — protein MEQVQDAIPLKYYLYKTEKSYIGWIRRYIFFHGFRFILGDVPDFYRFLVRSH, from the coding sequence ATGGAACAGGTGCAAGATGCAATCCCGCTTAAATATTATTTATACAAAACAGAAAAAAGTTATATTGGCTGGATTCGACGCTATATATTTTTCCATGGTTTCCGATTTATACTTGGGGACGTACCCGATTTTTATCGCTTCTTAGTGCGATCGCACTAA
- a CDS encoding antitoxin — protein MNTAQISTDGTHQIVILPEDFKMAGTEVYIKKVGNAIVLIAKDHPWQSLFESLEQFSDDFMTTRDQPPLDVREAF, from the coding sequence ATGAATACCGCTCAAATTAGCACCGATGGCACCCATCAAATTGTGATACTCCCCGAAGACTTCAAGATGGCGGGTACTGAGGTTTACATTAAAAAAGTTGGGAATGCGATCGTTTTGATTGCCAAAGATCATCCGTGGCAATCTCTGTTTGAAAGCTTAGAGCAGTTTTCTGATGATTTCATGACTACTAGAGATCAGCCTCCCCTGGACGTTCGAGAGGCGTTCTAG
- a CDS encoding type II toxin-antitoxin system VapC family toxin, with protein sequence MSDIGISSITVAELEYGVCKSQQQEKNRSALMQFLIPLEIVEFDQAAATLYGAIRSDLESRGLVIGAMDMLIAAHALSLGVTLMCESFHALPVYL encoded by the coding sequence TTGTCAGATATTGGTATTTCTTCCATCACCGTAGCGGAATTAGAATATGGCGTTTGCAAGAGCCAACAGCAAGAGAAAAATCGTAGTGCCTTGATGCAATTTTTAATCCCTTTAGAAATCGTTGAGTTTGATCAAGCTGCTGCAACCCTTTATGGCGCAATTAGAAGCGATCTGGAAAGTAGAGGACTTGTGATCGGGGCAATGGACATGCTGATTGCTGCCCATGCCTTGAGCCTTGGTGTCACGCTGATGTGCGAGAGTTTTCACGCATTGCCAGTCTATCTCTAG